Proteins encoded in a region of the Streptomyces sp. NBC_01298 genome:
- the corA gene encoding magnesium/cobalt transporter CorA: protein MIVDCAMYREGRRSEAPDDFSDALDEARATGDAFLWVGMYEPTEKEFEHVSQEFGLHPLAVEDALTAHQRPKMEVYDDSLFVVLKPVMYDDTSDTVSTGELMVFIGDSFVVTVRHGEGAALAAVRRRLEQDPEVLGHGPTAVLYAVSDAVVDHYIEVAAELQADLEELEAEVFSPNPADSKNTAARIYGFKRQVLEFRRATSPLLAPMDRLAFGDVPFVHEHAQPFFRDVADHLTKANEYVEGLDRLLSDALAAHLAQMGVRQNDDMRKISAWAAMAAVPTMVAGIYGMNFEHMPELKHRWGYPLVVLVMVAMCLGLHRMFKRRGWL from the coding sequence GTGATTGTGGACTGCGCCATGTACCGAGAGGGCCGCCGCTCCGAGGCGCCCGACGACTTCTCCGACGCCCTCGACGAGGCGCGGGCCACCGGCGACGCCTTCCTCTGGGTGGGCATGTACGAGCCGACGGAGAAGGAGTTCGAGCACGTCAGCCAGGAGTTCGGGCTGCACCCGCTGGCGGTGGAGGACGCGCTGACCGCGCACCAGCGGCCGAAGATGGAGGTCTACGACGATTCGCTCTTCGTGGTCCTGAAGCCGGTGATGTACGACGACACGTCGGACACGGTGAGCACGGGCGAGCTGATGGTGTTCATCGGCGACTCCTTCGTGGTCACGGTCCGGCACGGCGAGGGGGCCGCGCTGGCCGCCGTACGGCGTCGGCTGGAGCAGGATCCCGAGGTGCTGGGGCACGGGCCGACGGCGGTGCTGTACGCGGTCTCGGACGCGGTGGTCGACCACTACATCGAGGTCGCGGCCGAGCTCCAGGCTGATCTGGAGGAGCTGGAGGCGGAGGTCTTCTCGCCGAATCCCGCGGACAGCAAGAACACCGCCGCCCGGATCTACGGGTTCAAGCGGCAGGTCCTGGAGTTCCGCCGGGCCACGAGCCCGCTGCTGGCGCCGATGGACCGGCTCGCCTTCGGGGACGTGCCCTTCGTGCACGAGCACGCCCAGCCCTTCTTCCGGGACGTCGCGGACCACCTGACGAAGGCGAACGAGTACGTCGAGGGCCTGGACCGGCTGCTCTCGGACGCGCTGGCCGCGCACCTGGCGCAGATGGGCGTCCGGCAGAACGACGACATGCGCAAGATCTCGGCCTGGGCGGCCATGGCGGCGGTCCCGACGATGGTGGCGGGGATCTACGGGATGAACTTCGAGCACATGCCGGAGCTCAAGCACCGCTGGGGCTATCCGCTGGTGGTCCTGGTGATGGTGGCCATGTGTCTGGGCCTGCACCGGATGTTCAAGCGCCGCGGCTGGCTGTAG
- a CDS encoding histidine phosphatase family protein, producing the protein MATLILVRHGRSTANTAGLLAGWTPGVTLDEHGAAQAAALPGRLAAVPLAAAVTSPLERCAETLAPLLAARPGLPLHTDERIGECHYGDWSGRKLSELSEEPLMRIVQQHPSAAAFPGGESMRAMQARAVDAVRDWNARIEEEHGSDAVFLMCSHGDIIKSLVADALGMHLDLFQRIHVDPCSVTAIRYTPTRPFLLRLGDTGDFASFAPRETPSPDAAAAPADTEAGGEAVVGGGAGAV; encoded by the coding sequence ATGGCCACGCTGATCCTCGTACGACACGGGCGGTCCACCGCCAACACCGCAGGGCTGCTCGCCGGATGGACTCCGGGGGTGACCCTCGACGAGCACGGAGCCGCACAGGCCGCCGCGCTGCCCGGGCGGCTCGCCGCCGTGCCCCTCGCCGCCGCCGTCACCAGCCCGCTGGAGCGGTGCGCCGAGACCCTGGCCCCGCTGCTGGCGGCCCGGCCCGGTCTCCCGCTGCACACCGACGAGCGGATCGGCGAGTGCCACTACGGCGACTGGTCGGGCCGCAAACTCTCCGAACTGTCCGAAGAACCGCTGATGCGCATCGTCCAGCAGCACCCCTCGGCCGCCGCCTTCCCCGGCGGCGAGTCGATGCGCGCCATGCAGGCCCGCGCCGTGGACGCGGTCCGCGACTGGAACGCGCGGATCGAGGAGGAGCACGGCTCCGACGCCGTGTTCCTGATGTGCTCGCACGGCGACATCATCAAGTCCCTTGTCGCGGACGCCCTCGGCATGCACCTGGACCTCTTCCAGCGGATCCACGTCGACCCCTGCTCGGTCACCGCGATCCGCTACACGCCGACCCGGCCCTTCCTGCTCCGGCTCGGCGACACCGGCGACTTCGCCTCCTTCGCACCCCGCGAGACCCCCTCGCCGGACGCCGCGGCGGCCCCGGCCGACACGGAAGCGGGCGGCGAGGCGGTCGTAGGGGGTGGTGCGGGCGCGGTGTGA
- a CDS encoding ferritin-like domain-containing protein, with protein MLSARSLFREIVDHDDSFQLFCSIAAGGESQGGWENARIAALVPDSMRDLAPKITRHGADEDKHGRIFNALLRKRGLPPVPVPPETDYTMLLERRGIGLSHEKLRGERDLSEEDIVVYLAHSRVTEQRAADQMIMLVRYFGDDPELGKAIRMIGADEDNHLAYCHEELLRLARAGHGRTIHRVLRECALAEITVYRDVSLAVMGHMGRLLAWPAPKAAALAAGIRGTYAYERFSGWHRMVDLSPPERTDPLGGKPTSAPEFA; from the coding sequence ATGCTCTCTGCGCGCAGCCTGTTCCGGGAGATCGTCGACCACGACGACTCCTTCCAGCTGTTCTGCTCCATCGCCGCCGGCGGCGAGTCCCAGGGCGGCTGGGAGAACGCCCGGATCGCGGCCCTGGTGCCCGACTCCATGCGCGACCTCGCACCCAAGATCACCCGGCACGGCGCCGACGAGGACAAACACGGCCGGATCTTCAACGCGCTGCTGCGCAAGCGCGGCCTGCCCCCGGTGCCCGTCCCGCCGGAGACCGACTACACGATGCTGCTGGAGCGGCGCGGCATCGGTCTGAGCCACGAGAAGCTGCGCGGCGAGCGGGACCTGAGCGAGGAGGACATCGTCGTCTACCTCGCGCACAGCCGGGTCACCGAACAGCGCGCCGCCGACCAGATGATCATGCTCGTCCGGTACTTCGGGGACGATCCCGAACTCGGCAAGGCCATCCGCATGATCGGCGCGGACGAGGACAACCACCTGGCCTACTGCCACGAGGAACTGCTCCGCCTCGCCCGCGCCGGCCACGGCCGCACCATCCACCGGGTGCTGCGCGAGTGCGCGCTCGCCGAGATCACCGTCTACCGCGACGTGAGCCTCGCGGTCATGGGTCACATGGGGCGGCTGCTGGCCTGGCCCGCGCCGAAGGCGGCCGCGCTGGCCGCCGGGATCCGCGGGACGTACGCGTACGAGCGCTTCAGCGGCTGGCACCGGATGGTCGACCTGAGCCCGCCGGAGCGGACCGACCCCCTGGGCGGGAAGCCGACCTCGGCGCCCGAGTTCGCCTAG